A region of the Clupea harengus chromosome 7, Ch_v2.0.2, whole genome shotgun sequence genome:
TAGAGGCACGTCAGTTCCCAGTCACCATACACTTTAACAAGAGGACCGCCATGGAGGATTACACAGGAGAGGCCTTCCACAAGACCTGCAAGATTCACCGCATGCTCCCACCAGGTGagcccccctccgccccccacttacacacagacacttttgaGATACACACAAGACAggttcacacacatgtgcagacttAAATCTACAAACTTTCTCACttgtgcacaatcacacacactctcgcacacacattacacacacacacacacacacacacacacacacattccacacattacacgcacacaaacattctaCACACAAGACTCTAAGACTCATAATAATTCACTGTTTTAACCTCCAGGTCTGACATACacttgtacatacacacacacacacacacacacacacacccacacccacccctcaCAGAATTAACCTCCAGGTCAGATGTACacttgtgcatacacacacacacacacacacacacacacacacacacacacacacacacacacaaacaccctagacatacacttgcacacacacacacctcacagtaTTAACCTTAAGGtcagacatacaaacagatgCCATGCATACCCTACTGGAAGCAGAGGGCGGTTGGAGGAGGCGTGTAGATGCAGGCAGGGGTGATTAATGTCTGCGTGCCCGAGGCCGGGCCCTGGGCACTAGGCTCAGAGAAGCAGGTGTCAGGAAGCAGCCGTCTCAGCAGAGCTGCTGTGGGGCGTGGGTgtcagtgctctctctcactctcacatacactcaatCACTCTGTGTTATTAGTACTACTGTGACCCTGTGATTCTCTGGGCTAATGCTATCGACCAGTAGCAGTACAGTGATTCTCAGCAGCACTACAATGTTTTTTAGGTCTCTCAAGCCACATGGTCATCGTATAATTTGTATATAGTTTAATTTGagttgtatgcatgtgtaacCACgctgcgtgtgtgagcgtgtgtgtgcctgtgtgtgtgtgtgtgtgtgtgtgtgcgcgagtgtgagtgtgattttaggcttatgtatgtacagtaggtgtgttacatttcagattgtatatgtgcatgtatttatatgggtgtgtgtgtgtgtttcaggtgggATTCTTGTGTTTCTGACCGGCCAGGCAGAGGTGCACACTCTGTGCAGGAGACTGAGGAAAGCCTTTCCCTACAGACCCAATAGAGACCAacaaggtgaacacacacacacacacacacacacacatactctcttcaTAGATATAGGCAGAGCAGCTTCACTCATACATTATataaactctgtgtgtgagcagagggagaagagaaggactTGACGGTAGAACTGAAGAAGTCTAAGAAGAATTCGAAGAGGACAGTGGTGAGTCATTCTGACACCAAATTAGGAGAAGCATTAGCCTGCTGATTTAGCATAGCAATGTAAGATaatctctcttgctttctctcttctttccctctttctctgtctcttttcttactccctctctcctccaacgcctctctttctctctctccatgcccccTCCTTTCCCTTGTCCACCCTCTTattcccgtctctctctctttctgtatctccctctgtctctttctgtctcttcctctctctttctttctttctttcttttctttctttctttctttctttctcctcttctctcccttttttttcctcacccctccacccccagtcTCTTCCGCGGATAGACCTGGATAACTACTCCGTGTTGCCAGTGGATGAGGGAGACGAGGATCGGCAAGCCGGCAtcgatgaggaggaggatgatgacgaAGGCTTGGATCTGGACTTGGGAGAGCACCCAGAGGATGGTGGTGAGCCTTTTTACATTAATTttttccatcacacacaaaatatttatcgagtgtgtatttgcgtgcttgaacagtgtgtgtgtgtgtgtgtgtgtgtgtgtgtgtgtgtgtgtgtgtgtgtgtgtgtgtgtgtgtgtgtgtgtgtgtgtgtgtgtgtgtgtgtgtgtgtgtgtgtgtgtgtgtgtgtgtgtgtgtgtgtgtgtgtgtgtaggcctttCATACTAGATTATCATGTtatttgatgtatgtgtgtttgtttgttgatccAGAGGAGAAGGCTGACCCATCCATCCCCCTCTAtgtcctccctctctactcCCTACTGGACCCTGAACAGCAAGCTAAGGTaagagagggtttgtgtgtgtacttcataGTGACTGACTTGCTTTTATGTCTTCTTGGTGTGTATGCTTTATGATGGCTAGTGTAAGTGTTCCCCCATAATgcctaacctgtgtgtgtgcaggtgttctGTCCTCCCCCTGCCGGCACGaggttgtgtgtggtgtccacTAACGTGGCGGAGACCTCCGTAACCATCCCTGGCGTGCGCTACGTGGTGGACTGCGGTCGGGTCAAGCAGCGCTTCTACGACCGCGTCACTGGAGTCTCCTCCTTCAAGGTCACGTGGATCCCCCAGGCCTCAGCTGATCAGAGGGCAGGACGAGCCGGAAGGACAGAGCCCGGCCActgctacaggtgtgtgtgtgtgtgtgtggaattagTGTGAATGGAACCACAGCTGCAGTagaacttggtgtgtgtgtatccatgtattaataatttgttttgtgtgtgagtgcacatggAAGAAGTTGTCTTGTTAGGGTGTgttttatacatttgtgtgtgtgtgtgtgtgtgtgtgtgtgtgtgtaggctgtacTCCTCAGCAGTGTTCAGTGACTTCAGTTTGTTCTCGGAGGCTGAGATCACTCGCAGACCTGTGGATGACCTGGTGCTTCAGATGAAGGACCTTAACATTCAGAAggtgaccccacacacacacttgcatacgtGCTTGCACACAGATTCACAAAAAGGCTTTTAGAAGTACACGCACCATGAAACTTGCAGATACCTGTGCACACAAATTAAGATTCActtataagtgtgtgttgtgtgtgtgataggtggTGAATTTCCCCTTCCCTACTCCACCCTCCTCTGAGGCTCTGCTGGCTGCTGAGGACCTGCTCATCTCACTGGGAGCTCTGGAACCACCTCCACGTCAGGGACggtacggacacacacacacacacacacacactcacagtgcacactcatacacactacacacaacatacagaCGTGCCCACTCACTAcactcacaatacacacacacattcatgcatagCTGGACCCTCCAgcgtatacatacatacatacatacacacacagcacaagcaATATATACACCCAGTTCAACAgtcctacgtgtgtgtgtgtgtgtgtctgtgtgggcgtGTTTATTCCCCCAGGATGCTTGAGCTCCAGCGGGCACGGCTCAGCTGTCCCATCAGCCCCCTGGGCCGGGCGATGGCGGCATTCCCGGTGTCGCCGCGCTATGCTAAGATGCTGGCACTGGGGCAGCAGCAGGACTGCATGGCCTACATCATCGCCCTGGTGGCCGCCATGACTGTGCGTGAGCTCTTCCAGGACCTCGACAGGTGGGCTCACAGCACTCAGAGGTCATAGCGTGGGTCATGTGACCACGTAGCAGTTgtgtcctctctgtttctctctctctctctctctcacacacacacacacacacacacacacacacacacacaccctgaagtgtgtctggctgtcccatccttctctcctgtctcgctcactcactcacacacactctcacacacacacacacacacacacacacacacacacacacacacacacacactcacaccctgtgtgtgtctggctctcccatctttctcttatttctctctctcgttgctcactaactctgtccttcatctgcaaattaacaaaatgaaaGTGTGGCAACGGCATTTGTgtagcagaaaataatgcactttGAGTTGCATTACTGCCTTGAGCGTGCATTAGTTTCTGCAATGGAACACCATGTCGTTCGTCATAATCCCTTGCCTGTACTGTAGTCACAAATGTATCTCTACCcaaatctgtcattctctccctctctccacctccccagtCTGCTCTTTAGCTgtctctcgcttgctctctcgctTCAGTTTAGTTCAATTCATTGGCATGACTAATGATccattgtctccctctctctccttccctgtctcaGGCCGGTGGCCAAGGATGAGGACAGTGAAGGTATGAAGCAGAGGAGGGCTCGCATGACCCAGATGAAGAGACTGTGGGCCGGACAGGGAGAGTCCCTGCTGCTGGGGGACCTCATGGTCATgctgggtaagacacacacacacacacacacacagaatacaactACACAACCcctacatagacatacataaaTGAAATTTGCAAAAATCTAGAGAATATGAAAATATAGCTgttttcagttctgttttgtgtATAATGCTTGAAAATGTCTTTTTATATACCTTGGTGAATatgaacgtgtgtttgtgtgtgtgtgtgcaggtgcggTGGGTGCTTGTGAGTTTGCTGATGGCACTCCTCAGTTTTGTGAAGCGAATGGCCTTCGCTACAAAGCCATGGTGGAAATCCGAAGACTGAGAGGACAGCTAACTAACGCAGgtaacacactcatatactctcATCACATGAATTAAAGTTTACTTACTACgatcacacacgcacgtactcacacacacactcacaaggtaAGGCGAGATCATTTATGTAGcacaattcaaagtgctttacaaaacacagaaataatAGATTAAAAGGGAACATGCATTAAAAGAAAAGGTAAAGTGcattggaaaaataaaagattttaTGAGGTGAAAGAGCATTAACAgaaagcatctgagaacagttgggtcttaaggctagatttgaaactggctacagttggagcacctttgatgttatctggaagttggttccagagctgagcagcatagcagctaaaagctgcttcaccatgtttaatCCTGACAGAATTTTCTCCAGTGATTTAAGAGGTCTTGCAGGTGTGTACTGCTGAATCATATCTGAGAGGTAATTTGGTCCTTTCTCATTTAGTgacttataaacaagcagcagtgcttttaGGTCAGTTGGAGAGTACGCGTTGGAGTAATgtggttatttttattttcctaaGCACTATAGTAGCTGCAGTTTGTACAAGTTGAAGCTGTTTGATGTGAAAagactagcctggataccagaccgaacttagccccgcccacacattttttggttgggaagttcggtctggcattacattaattatctgcggctcgatatcggccgtaccaatcaaattgttaaggcgggctttatacgatgatggacagatgatcaacagtaacgtaaccaaccacgtcaccaacacacgagttgaatttgttttcaacaaacatggctgccgctggagagctgaaatgtatagattcgagtccatttagacattgacagtgcattcattttgaaagaggaacagagaaacgcgattaaggcatttgtcaatcgaaaagatgtttttgccttccttcctacgggatccggtaaaagtgtaatgtatcagctgcccctggtcacatactacgttgttctgattggttgtaggtaaccaattgagcgaagaggcattttttctcctggttcggttgaaacacgccccataatcacagcccaatggagcgatatcagactcatattctgactagaattatgagtatgacatcgtcaggctatgaaaagaccattgcagtagtcaaaCCTGCTGGAGATATTACGGCACAAATTAGTTTTTCTAAATCAGGTCACAGGCACAGATGCCCCAGGTGTTAAAAAATAACAGGCAGCATGCACACAGTGGCTATTGAAACATGCTTCATGAGGAACTCACAAGGCAACACGCattaatatatacacatatacagttgAATACCTGCGTAAACGTATTCAACCCCTCTGAAAGTCACAATTACATAAGATACTTATGTAAgttattacataataaaataagTTATTGGTCTGCTAACGTTAAAACATACATTAATTAAAACCTGGAATACACTAATACTTGCATAAGTATAGATGTTTTACATAAATTGTACCAAGAACTATGAAGAAAATGGGGGGGAAACACAGCAGAACAATGTGCAAAGCTGGTACTGTCTCACTGAAGACCTGAGGCTGTTACAGCAAAGGGGTTCTCCACCAAGTATTAATACATAGGGGGTTGAATACCTATTCAAGaagaatattttagttttaaattataattttttacaAATAACGTATTTGGCTTTTAGAAGTAAACTACAGCCTAAGTGTTCACAATGACAATACTGATTGGGAAACTATGTGTTCTGTAAAACAGAAAATGGAGATGACTTTCAGGAGGGTTGAATACTTCTGCAagctagaaacacacacataaaaacatacacacagaaactttCTTAAGCACGTGTTAATATGTAACATGCTTGTATAGATACTAGAACGCATAAACCACACATGTCCGCATACACTGGACACAGGTTTTCTCACGTTcccccttctctgtgtctccctaaCGCCCCCCCtgttcttcctccctcagtaAATGCTGTGAGCCCTGAGCTGGGAGTGTTTGTGGACAGCAAAATGGCACCCCCTACTGCCGCCCAGGTGCAGTGCATCAGACAGGTGGTGCTGGCAGGACTGGGAGACCACCTGGCCCGGCGTGTCCAATCAGAAGAGATGCTGGACCCCAAATGGGTCAACGGATACAAGGTctctgcagtacacacacacatgtgctctcacacaggcaagcagacacacaaacaaaaggtggtgcacacatacgcacgctaCTTAAGACTcagtcacactcagacacatgcatagTTACGTGTGCATGAACGTCTTTATCTACATGATACAGGAGATTCAAATTCAAGCCCCCACACGCTTTTCCTAACAATGCTGATTTTCATTACGCAACCATATGCTTCAGCGACAATGACGTTTGTTCCTTTTTGTCCCTCTGATGTGCCGTATTGCAGACTCCTCTTCTGGATGAGCCTGTGTTCATCCACCCAAGCTCGAACCTCTCCAAGACCCTCCCTCAGTTTGTGGTCTACCAGGAGATCATGGAGACCACAAAAATGTACatgagaggtgtgtgggggtgggtgtgggtgtgtgtctgctgtgtgagtgtgtgtgtgtcaggaatgTGATAAgctctttgtttgtcttttatGTGTATGGGCTTGCAGTAAAAGAAGGGGTGTGTTTCTTTGTACAacaggtgtgtgagggtatgtgtgtgactgagagagggtgggagaagTAGTATATGCCACTTGCTGTTCTTTGTTCTAGGTGTACATAACCAGCCTAGTGTGTTTTCTGCTTAATCACAGGTCTAATCTTGTATAACCTATATgtttatcttgtgtgtgtgtctgtgttaggaGTGTGTGCGGTGGAGATGGACTGGGTCCCCAAGCTCCTCCCACAGTACTGCCACTTCAGTGCTCCAGAGGAAAGCCCCGCCCCCTGGTACTGCCCAGCCTCTGGCCGTGTCAGATGCCAATGCCGGAGCActttctgtaagtgtgtgtgtgcgtgcacatttATGCCTGTGtctgcaaaagtgtgtgtgtgtgagagagagtatgaatgcatgtaactgtgtgtttatggaagcgagggtgtgtgtttatgtgggttggtgagtgagtgtgtgtgtgtgtgtgtgtgggtggtctcGGGGTTGGGTGGGTCTGCGACAGTTTGTGATTTTGTATCTGTTTGAAGGCTCCTTGGTTTATGTTGTGAAAACAAGGGTGTGCTCTGATTTGATGCTTTTCTATCACCGTTATGTTTCACTTAATGGGGaccctgtgctggtgtgtggttATGATGCTAAGCAAggatgtgtatgtttgcgtgtgtgtattcatggggacactgtgctggtgtgtggttATGATTCTAAgcaaggatatgtgtgtgtttgtgtgtgtgtgtgtctgcatgtataaTCTTGTATTAGCCTTAATTCCactttgagataaaaaaaaaaaatggtgtgtATGTTACACGGTAggggcatactgtgtgtgtgagtgatagagatggagattgtgtgtctgtgtgcaagtggAGTCAGGGTGCAGTAAAGCTTTTCTGTCACCATCATTGTGGCTCAAAGAATGCTGACTTGAAGTGTGTGTCCACAGTCCGGGTGAACTGGAAGCTGCCTTCTGTTGAAATGGACTACCCAGAGGGGCTTGAGCGGTACAAGCTATTTGCCAAATTCCTACTGGAAGGacaggtactgtgtgtgtgtgtgtgtgtgtgtgtgtgtgtgtgtgtgtgtgtgtgtgtgtgtgtgtgtgtgtgtgtgtgtgtgtgtgtgtgtgtgtgtgtgtgtgtgtgtgtgtgtagattataTGTAAGAAAGCCTTATTACGATATACTTGCTAATAATGCATCTTAATTCTGATGTGCATTAGCTAGCGTCTCCCACTTGAGGGCCTTTGatgtagtgtgtatgttagAATCTGAAATCTGATTTGGTTTATCGTTTCTCTTAGGTGTGTTCAAAACTAAAGAAGCACCGCAGCTGCCTACTGTCTAGTCCCTCAACCATGCTGAAGACCTGGGCCAAGTAaggacacacagatgtgtacacacacacagacactttcctctctctgtccttgctgcatttttttctttctttctttctttctttctttctttctttctttttcccctctcctctcctctcctctcctcatctctctctctctctctctctctctctctctctctctctctgtttttataaaaaagtgtgtttatgcattAACTGGTTATTTTTGTGATGTAGATTACAGCCCCGCACAGAAGccctgctgcagcagctggtgTCAGAGAAAGTTGACTGTCGAGACACACTGCTATGTACATGGAAGAAAAACCAGAAGTgtacgtttttgtgtgtgtgcgcgtgcttgcATGTTCGTGActttaatttctttgtaataAAATCTGATTTAAAATAACGATTCGTCCAAactttgctctttctctttctttctttctttctttctttctttctttctgtctttctgtctttagaTCTCCTGTCAGCATTTTGTCAGTGGATTCCAGAATCCCTTCATGAGGATGTGGCAAAGTTCTGGCctcccctctgacacacacacacacacacacacacacaattgtctGTACTGCCTTTGTTTATCTGTAAGTGAAAATCATGAAGAgtgtttttctttaaagtgtTTGTTGAAGGCAATAAACACTCACTTTTTACCCAGCAACGTTTCCATGCACCTTTATTGTCTGTTCTGTGTTGAGTGTGGTATTTTGGATGGagattttgtctgtgtgtgtgtttgagtaccgTAGATGTGCGTGGTACACTCAGACCCTCAACCACATTGGTAGACACTTCAAGCAAGCAAACTCAAGCAAGAGCCAACGTAGTTGTAAGTCATATACTTATGACCATCTCCGATTATCAGccatttgttgttttgtgttatcaTGTGTCAATACCCTATTCttagagtctgtgtgtctgttttttttcacagtTAGACACTAATATGATCAGGCAACCTTTTCTACAGGCTTACATGGCTACTGCCCTTCAATGGCTGACTCTCACTGGGTCACGTATGTGCTTTCCTGGGTTGAAAGGGATACCCAAAGCCAAACTGGTGTTCCTCTGTGACTAAAAGTAAGATTATCTATCTGCCCCGAGTCACAAATGGTCAGTGTCCAAGTTCATTGTCTAAGTCACATCATTTAGAAGAtagtaaaatgtaaataaactcatGTAAACAGCCGTATACTGGGGGTCTCTTATCTGAAAAGTGCTACAGACGGCCAAAATGCTGTCAGCATAGGACTTTGagcctgcacagacacagaaggaCCGCACTTTTGTCTCCAGCATTACAATCCTTACACCATAACTATTTCAACTAAGAGATAacacacgtgtgtctgtgtagtaagGGTATGTTGATGTGTGAACTGGTTGTAATAGGTTACAGCCCCACACAGAAGGGCAGTACTTCTATCTCCAGTATTGCAATAAAAGGGGGCTTTTTTTTTAGTATTATAGGCCAGTGTGTCATCCTGTATCCCGTGAAGTCTGTTCTGACTGCCCTTTCACAACTGGTATACAGGTGATAGTTGGCAGCGGTCTGAGGCTGTGAGAGGCCTCTCCCTTCTGTGTCCCACCCGTTTATCTTCCATACGGGCAGTCAGTCTGGAGAGGCAGGGCAAATAAAGAGGGGAAGATCAAACAAATAGCTGCAACACTTCCAACCCTATGCCAAGACACCTGCCCCAGGTGCTTACCTCAGGTAAGCTAGGAAATCCTGTATGTTCCCAGGCATCCCAAAGTTTGATTTCCAGACTGTTTCACATGCAACACAGTCACATCTGGAAGCTCTCACACCCCAGTATTAGGGTGGGTgtgttatgttgttgtttgtttatcctAAAAGCTGACCAAAGAGCCTGAAATAAGAGTTCCCCGCATCAGTTTAGCGCTGGTTCCCCTGAATATGTGGCTCTGTCTCTGCTCCCACTGGAAGGATATTGTGCATAAAAGTCTCCTGTAGACTAGAAAAGGTACATTTCTTTCTTCAGCTGGTTTATAGGTGATCAATAAATGGCCAGCATCAAGGAAAACTACTAAAGTTTTCTTGTGCCCTTCAGACCCATCGCCAGCACCATTGCTCTAACAACGGCGAGGCAAACACGTCCAGGAGTATGAACGATATAGGAGGTTCATGGCCTGTCATGGGGAACGTTTGTGTGGTCTAATCAGGGGCGTTTCCAGGGAATTTCAGAGACCCCTAACCCATCAATTTCCCATAGACAAAATTAGAAATGGAGGTGGTGATCATCCCAATATCATATGGAGTGAGGTGATGCTGTGACCTGTAAGATCTGTCATCAGAAGGATAACATGCAcgccctgttttttttctgccccttatCCTGTGTTTTGCCTGTATAAACTTGCATATGGCCGGAATCTGCTCTTGTCATTACACACTTCTCAGAACTGTTCAGGTAGCTGGGAATATGGAACGTTCCCATTTCAGAACGCCCCACATCCAAAATGACAACAAACAGGCAACAGTTTTGACTTTTAGGACTACTTACTAGGCTAGCTAGCCAGAAGGTTAACATTTATGTTAGTTACACAAAAGTAAACTGCTAAGTATCGTTTAACATCACAATCACCTGCATTAAGTGACTTATTTGTGCGCAGAGCAAGTACGTTTTTTGTCTTTcacgttatatatatatatcacgttatatatatatatatatatatatcaagtTATATCAAACCTACTTCTCAGAGTAGGTTTGATGTCCTACTCTGAGAAGACATGGCTGCATAAAATATAGTCGGGAGTTGCTAGGAATCTGGAGTTTTTGGAACGATAGACCCCAGCCAAGATTACCAGGCAAGAATAACAGGTAGATCTAGTTACCTCCATTGAGTGCCAAATACACTGCAGCCCTCAAGGTTTGTCATGTACAAGATGATTTTTTGTATTGGTTTTATCATAAATAATTAAAAGCCTGACTTTAATTTATGATTCATGGTTCATGACTTTAATGTGGGAGATGGTATTGTGctttctgttgttgttctgtattaCAGTCTTGGACATTCATTTGAAAGGCCTGGTCATTTTTGGACTAAAGACGCAACAAATGTAACaatttttcatgaaaaaaaaaaaaaaaaaacattatgagTTTTACTATGATTGATTTTATCCATTCAAGTTGGTAAGGCGAAGGATGTCATGAAGCCTCATGGTtttaagatgaaagaaaagatttgtttaaaaaaaaacgaactAAAAAAGAGAAGTTTAAAAACGGT
Encoded here:
- the dhx37 gene encoding probable ATP-dependent RNA helicase DHX37 isoform X1 encodes the protein MGRLKKKQNWKGRQQPVTPSQIKSDVVVEISDDTALKGVDESNALVLPATRTKKTKEPGQLLAKKRPLTKKQRKNLEKVLELKEKKASRADILTKLAEVQLPDSELKLLYTTSKLGTGDKLYQVKDSFTDETSVSGSAPPHISSLSGVNRKRKRRHEEDDDEEQQKEESESSSEEESEEEEAEEIKMEEKEGQGLVKEVKREELKTEEKKEENKKEVTPSCSKEPCQPAVFIPVDRLPEIQAARLKLPVLAEEQVIMEAVRENPCIVLCGETGSGKTTQVPQFLYEAGYASGSGIIGVTEPRRVAAVSMSHRVAKEMNVSTGVVSYQIRYEGNVTKDTKIKFMTDGVLLKEIQKDFLLQKYSVVIIDEAHERSVYTDILIGLLSRIVPLRNKKGLPMKLVIMSATLRVEDFTQNQRLFPNPPLVIKVEARQFPVTIHFNKRTAMEDYTGEAFHKTCKIHRMLPPGGILVFLTGQAEVHTLCRRLRKAFPYRPNRDQQEGEEKDLTVELKKSKKNSKRTVSLPRIDLDNYSVLPVDEGDEDRQAGIDEEEDDDEGLDLDLGEHPEDGEEKADPSIPLYVLPLYSLLDPEQQAKVFCPPPAGTRLCVVSTNVAETSVTIPGVRYVVDCGRVKQRFYDRVTGVSSFKVTWIPQASADQRAGRAGRTEPGHCYRLYSSAVFSDFSLFSEAEITRRPVDDLVLQMKDLNIQKVVNFPFPTPPSSEALLAAEDLLISLGALEPPPRQGRMLELQRARLSCPISPLGRAMAAFPVSPRYAKMLALGQQQDCMAYIIALVAAMTVRELFQDLDRPVAKDEDSEGMKQRRARMTQMKRLWAGQGESLLLGDLMVMLGAVGACEFADGTPQFCEANGLRYKAMVEIRRLRGQLTNAVNAVSPELGVFVDSKMAPPTAAQVQCIRQVVLAGLGDHLARRVQSEEMLDPKWVNGYKTPLLDEPVFIHPSSNLSKTLPQFVVYQEIMETTKMYMRGVCAVEMDWVPKLLPQYCHFSAPEESPAPWYCPASGRVRCQCRSTFFRVNWKLPSVEMDYPEGLERYKLFAKFLLEGQVCSKLKKHRSCLLSSPSTMLKTWAKLQPRTEALLQQLVSEKVDCRDTLLCTWKKNQKYLLSAFCQWIPESLHEDVAKFWPPL
- the dhx37 gene encoding probable ATP-dependent RNA helicase DHX37 isoform X2, which translates into the protein MGRLKKKQNWKGRQQPVTPSQIKSDVVVEISDDTALKGVDESNALVLPATRTKKTKEPGQLLAKKRPLTKKQRKNLEKVLELKEKKASRADILTKLAEVQLPDSELKLLYTTSKLGTGDKLYQVKDFTDETSVSGSAPPHISSLSGVNRKRKRRHEEDDDEEQQKEESESSSEEESEEEEAEEIKMEEKEGQGLVKEVKREELKTEEKKEENKKEVTPSCSKEPCQPAVFIPVDRLPEIQAARLKLPVLAEEQVIMEAVRENPCIVLCGETGSGKTTQVPQFLYEAGYASGSGIIGVTEPRRVAAVSMSHRVAKEMNVSTGVVSYQIRYEGNVTKDTKIKFMTDGVLLKEIQKDFLLQKYSVVIIDEAHERSVYTDILIGLLSRIVPLRNKKGLPMKLVIMSATLRVEDFTQNQRLFPNPPLVIKVEARQFPVTIHFNKRTAMEDYTGEAFHKTCKIHRMLPPGGILVFLTGQAEVHTLCRRLRKAFPYRPNRDQQEGEEKDLTVELKKSKKNSKRTVSLPRIDLDNYSVLPVDEGDEDRQAGIDEEEDDDEGLDLDLGEHPEDGEEKADPSIPLYVLPLYSLLDPEQQAKVFCPPPAGTRLCVVSTNVAETSVTIPGVRYVVDCGRVKQRFYDRVTGVSSFKVTWIPQASADQRAGRAGRTEPGHCYRLYSSAVFSDFSLFSEAEITRRPVDDLVLQMKDLNIQKVVNFPFPTPPSSEALLAAEDLLISLGALEPPPRQGRMLELQRARLSCPISPLGRAMAAFPVSPRYAKMLALGQQQDCMAYIIALVAAMTVRELFQDLDRPVAKDEDSEGMKQRRARMTQMKRLWAGQGESLLLGDLMVMLGAVGACEFADGTPQFCEANGLRYKAMVEIRRLRGQLTNAVNAVSPELGVFVDSKMAPPTAAQVQCIRQVVLAGLGDHLARRVQSEEMLDPKWVNGYKTPLLDEPVFIHPSSNLSKTLPQFVVYQEIMETTKMYMRGVCAVEMDWVPKLLPQYCHFSAPEESPAPWYCPASGRVRCQCRSTFFRVNWKLPSVEMDYPEGLERYKLFAKFLLEGQVCSKLKKHRSCLLSSPSTMLKTWAKLQPRTEALLQQLVSEKVDCRDTLLCTWKKNQKYLLSAFCQWIPESLHEDVAKFWPPL